The following are encoded in a window of Eriocheir sinensis breed Jianghai 21 chromosome 35, ASM2467909v1, whole genome shotgun sequence genomic DNA:
- the LOC127007228 gene encoding gamma-butyrobetaine dioxygenase-like: protein MTSQRCFRAVLTATGALRAAARSAPLIASVRAASSGAKRSVSLAAAARQQVTARQHEGTANGVVWSAPREDLLEVRFGDGSEGRLPFVWLRDNCQCPQCFSVEALGRKLLLDDLNLEVHPKTVQEGTNGLTVDWSDGHRSEYPAQWLRERAFTPNALAKQKMKYAVRKEPWGAEHCLRNFDYNTLMSDDRELLDWLLTMERQGSAMVRNTPRKDVAGPELIEHIAYVKQSHYGPHSPVINRPNTNNVAFTNAKLGMHNDLPQYEHMPGIIFIQCVEQHPGAGGESVVTDGLFAAEELRRNCPEDFRILATTDMYFWDKGHANYSWEMPEFHKIAKFPVIRVNGNNEVVQIAVNNAIRDSHMDLPAHEVKRYYAAYKRFHEILYANAITFKMEAGDMMTLDNVRCLHGREGYEANSARHIESSYLDWDEARCRRRRLQEQY from the exons ATGACCTCCCAGCGCTGCTTCCGTGCCGTATTGACCGCCACGGGGGCCCTCAGAGCGGCTGCCCGATCCGCCCCACTCATAGCCTCG GTAAGAGCAGCAAGCAGTGGCGCCAAGAGAAGCGTGAGTctggccgccgccgcccgccagcAGGTTACCGCCCGCCAGCACGAGGGAACAG CCAACGGCGTGGTGTGGTCGGCGCCGCGCGAAGACCTGCTGGAGGTTCGGTTCGGCGATGGCTCGGAGGGCCGCCTGCCCTTCGTGTGGCTGCGGGACAACTGCCAGTGCCCGCAGTGCTTCAGCGTGGAGGCTCTGGGCAGGAAGTTACTCCTCGATGACCTCAACCTTGAAGTCCACCCGAAAACAGTGCAG GAGGGCACCAACGGGCTGACGGTGGACTGGAGTGACGGCCACAGAAGTGAGTATCCCGCCCAGTGGCTGCGGGAGCGAGCCTTTACGCCCAACGCCCTCGCCAAGCAGAAGATGAAGTACGCCGTACGCAAG GAGCCGTGGGGCGCCGAACACTGCCTCAGGAACTTCGACTACAATACACTGATGTCGGACGACCGCGAGCTGCTGGACTGGCTGCTGACCATGGAGCGGCAGGGCTCGGCCATGGTGAGGAACACGCCTAGGAAGGACGTGGCGGGGCCGGAGCTCATTGAACACATCGCCTACGTCAAGCAGTCCCACTACGG ACCTCACTCGCCCGTCATCAACCGGCCCAACACCAACAACGTGGCCTTCACCAACGCCAAGCTCGGCATGCACAACGACCTGCCGCAGTACGAACACATGCCCGGG ATCATCTTCATCCAGTGCGTGGAGCAGCATCCCGGCGCCGGCGGCGAGAGCGTCGTCACCGACGGTCTGTTCGCCGCCGAGGAGCTGCGCAGAAACTGCCCGGAAGACTTCCGCATCCTGGCCACCACCGACATGTACTTCTGGGACAAGGGCCACGCCAACTACAGCTGGGAGATGCCGGAGTTCCACAAGATCGCCAAGTTCCCGGTCATCAG GGTGAACGGCAACAACGAGGTGGTGCAGATCGCCGTCAACAACGCCATCCGCGACTCTCACATGGACCTTCCCGCCCACGAGGTCAAAAGGTACTACGCCGCCTATAAGCGATTCCACGAGATTCTCTACGCCAACGCCATCACCTTCAAGATGGAGGCGG GAGACATGATGACGCTGGACAACGTGCGGTGCCTGCACGGGCGGGAGGGATACGAGGCCAACAGTGCTCGCCACATCGAGTCCTCTTACCTCGACTGGGACGAGGCGCGCTGCCGCAGACGCCGCCTGCAGGAGCAGTATTAA